The window AATGAGCTGCCACATTAAGGTATATATCCGCCTCAGATCCTAGTCCCGCCACTCACCTCCTGGTCCAATGGGGTGCATCAGTCGATTCATCTGGACGTTCCAGTGCTTGACATTGGTGCTGGCCTGTCGGAGCTTCCTCTGGGCCGCCTGAAATGAACAGGAACAGGCAGGTAATGTGCACACAGCTGGCAAATCCATCCCATGCAGACACCACCCCCCCACGGACCAGCtgcagaaagttcccatcccccGTTCCCACAAACTGGGCCTGGGAGTTGCACTGCCTTGAAGAATGGAGATTGAGCTGAGctatcccagcccctgctctggtgGGGCTTGGAGTCGTCCCTGGCTCAGCGTCCAGAGCCAGCTTTGGGGATAAGCGAATCAACAGGCAACACGGTAGCAAGAAAATCCCATCTCGGCGGTTTTGCTCTAGGCTCCTGGGTTGCCATTCCAGCAGATCTCCCAcaacagagaatttgccagccagGCTTGGTGAGATGCAACTTACAACCACCATTCAGTGCTCAAACCATCTCCTCCCTCCAGTGCTCTTTGAGACCTTATTCTTAACATATGGAATGAAACATTCAGCAGGGTGAAGGtcagggttccctctgatttttccatccAAAGGATACCTTTGAGATGCACCAAGGAAGgtgcagatgtgcgccaccagtagaaacacaggctgctggctgtgggggctctgctaatcacctgggtggcagcacaagtgctcagcttcctggGAACACTGGTGCAGTTGTAACATGTGCTACAACACCACGTGGTATCTGCCACCCAGAGGATACTACTTTGGCTCAAGTGATGGAGGTTTGCACTACGGATGAGCAGGCAGCAGAATCTaactcagtgttccctgtaagctgcatgcttgtgcagctgctcaggagggagttaggtgctgcctagctgattgaCAGAGAGCCCACAGCTACGGTTGTttctctgctggtggtgcacatttgcccaGACGCTATGGTGATAGGCGAATCTATACATGCTTGGACAGAGAGTTCTGGTCTGTTCAAACCCGTAGGCCCTATTTATTTCCTTCCTTCACCGGTGTTTACGCAGGTGTAATACCACCGACTTCCATGCCACTATTCCAGATCTACAGCAGAGTGCAGGCTTGGGCCCCAATTTTTCAGGCTCAACATCCTAAAAATAAATCACATGACTGTCCCCAAGAGGAACATCTGATTCCCAGAAGAGAAAAACTACCCTCCTTCTTTCCAGGAGGGAGGGGACCCCAGGGCGGGCTCGGTGAtggcaggtggcgaggcagggCTGATACGATGCTCACCATCACATCCTGGTCCACCCTCTGCCTGGTTTCTCTCACTTCTTCCAGCTGCTTTTGGGCTTCTTCCAaacacttgtttttgttttccatctCCTGCTTCAGGACCTGCTTCTCTCGCTGGGTCCTGAGGATGtattcctcctgctcctccttcaGCTTCATCAGCTGCTttagcttctcctcctcctcagccagcaACCTGACAAGGGAGAGCAAGAGGAGGTTAACACCCCGCACGCCCAAGCAGCACGTCCGTACCACCACGTCCAACCTCGCAGCGCATGGCTCAAGGCGAGGCCAGGCCCAGCAAGACCACCGGGGCAGCTAGCGTCACTCCTGATCTCCTTCAGAGGGAGCAGATGCAGGGAAGGATGTAGGGGTGCTGTCTGGGACGGCTCTGAAAGAAGCTTTATTTCTTGGGCCACCTCTTCCCAGGGAGGGCGACATGgtggggagcagtgctggggtcAGAGGTgcaaaaagtaccccaaaaagtcacttgagtaaaagtgcagctgccttCACTTCAAGGTACGAGAGTACAATAGAGGATGTGATCCGTGTGCACACATACTTTTACTCACGCGGTTTTCCAGAGGGATACTGGTgtcttgtacttaagtacaccctccccagcagctggacttttactcaagtaacttttggggcactttccccacctctggctgggctgatgcCGCACTTGTGGGTGGGTCGGCAGCAGTGGGAATTAAACCTGTGACCTCTAGATCTGAACATAGGAGTGTTGAGGGAGGTCTCTGTGAGGCTGTAGcctgtgcctcaatttctccaTGTGGCTCAACCACCCCTCGGCAGGAACAAGCCATCACCGTGAGTGAGTGGGGGTTACACAGAGCTATTCAttcccagcctctcccagaagggacaggaaGGGCATCAGCCGTGCCAGAGCTCTCAGTTCCTCTGGTCCCAGCTGCTCTGGAGCGGGAGCAGACTTCAGAGCACTGCTCACAAAGGAGTCAGGAGGAAGGAAGGTATTTCCTGGGCATACCTGGCCTGTGCGTATCTCACAGCCTCCTCGTCCTGCCGGGCCTTCACCTCCTGCTGCAGTGCCTCTTGGAGCCgctcctgcatgccctccagcTCCACGATCCGCTTGCGCTGCCGCTCGGCCTCCGCCTCCTTCAGGACCATCTCAGCCTGCATGGAGGCGCGAGCCTGGCgccggggagtggggaggagatggTGATTAACGTGGGCAGCGCACAGCCCAGCCGCCGCCTGCATCTAGCCTCCCCTCTCCGTCCTACAAGCAAGAGGGAGCCGGACGCATTCCCCACCTTGGGCCTCCCTTTGTAGCTGGCTGGAGGTTCTACGGGGCAAGACCTGAACCCTTGGCAGCAGATAACCAGCAAAGCCTGGGAGAGGCAACAGGGAACTTATCCCTTCCCAAAGGTGTGACACCGCTGCCCAGCAGGCCTTCCGGCTGCATCGAGACGGGGCCAGGAAGCAGAAGGGTGTCCCTGGTGCCACCCGAATATCGAGCGCCCCAGACTGCCTAAATGCCAATCCAAATTCCAGACGCTGAAATGCCAATCAGCCCTCATGAAGGTGCACAGTGCAACCGCAAACTGAGCCCTGTGCgacggggccaggggaggggtgacCTTACTCCCAGGTCTGAAGAACTAGGACattgccaggccagctggggggAAATGTCGTGCTGGGCTTGCAGCAGAGGGGTCCTCAAAAGCAGGGTGTACCCCAGTGCCGCCCACTGGGATGCAGTGCTGAGGGGCCTGTGCCTGGGGTCAGACACCAGGGTGGCTGGGCAAAGGGACTGGAGTCTGCCAGGGGAAAGGCCCAGGAGGCTGTAACAGTGCTGACCCAGACGGCTGCCAGGGCGATCAAGAGAGAACCTGCTGTCCGGCTCTAAGGGAAACCCCCAGCCTGGATCTCCCCTCCGTGCCAACCTGCTCAGCCTCCTTCAGCTGGACCTCCAGGGCCTTCTGCATCTCCTCGTGCTGGAGCCGGCGGCGCTGctcttcctcctgcagcagcagctccgcctgCCGCTGGGCCTccttcagcagctccagctcctgcagcttccgctccttctcctcctgcagctgcttgaggcgctgcagctcctcctccttggcGGCCTTCCGCCGCTCCCGCTGCTCCCGCTGCTCCCGGCGCTTCTGCTTCAGGTCCTTGTGCAGGGACTTCTTCCCCTCCGCTTGCAACCGGATGGCTGTCTGAATGGCTGGGGGAGAAGGACGGGAAACTCAGTGGGGGCCACACCTGGCTGGGCCATTGAGCCAGCCGCTGCAGCATCCCGGCCGCCGCTACCTGGGCTAGTGGGAGAACCACACTGGGGTTGGGCAGACAGGACCCCTTGGGTCTCTGTCTCCCACTCTCACTTCTTCAGCTGCCTTGCAAGGGTGATGATTACTCAGCCACTTGGTGGAGCTGAGCATGGCAGCCCCCGTGGGTCTATATTCACACAGGCCCCTTCCAGGGATCCCATTTGCCATGGGTTAAAAGTCAGCCCAATGAAAGCGACCGGGTTTGCAGCAATGCAACGCTGGAAAGCCCAGCTACTTATGCTGACGGACTTGCAATAGTTTGGAAAAGGGGTTTGGGTCTGAATGCTGGGAAATGGGCACCTGGACCAGCTGGCCAGGCACTAGCAGAAGCTTGGGAAAGGTTTACCAGAAAAGCTGCTTCATAGTGtatccccagttcttttccatcAGTAGATTGTCAAGCTCTTTACATTATCcctattttaaagatgggaaaactgaggcccagGAAGGACAAAGCcagaaacagaacccaggtctcccaagTCCCCGTCCAATGCTCTATTCACTAGtcctgtggttctcaaccagggctcTATGTGGCTTGGGGgataccctctggaagagcactgagtacattaactcagtgtttctcaatctttttcatgaataaaaaaaatgtggacttattttatattcatctaatttttttatttatcttttttgcacagtcataagtacaaTAGCAACTTTATTGCCTACAGGCCATTTCTTTCAACCAACCAGTTATGCTTACGTTGTTTAAACAAGTACATTGTAATGGTGGAAAATAAATAGTGTCTGAAACTTGTGAATACTGGGGgtactttttatatttttttttggaagaaagagGCACTTTATCAAAACAGgatgagaaacactgccctagttAACACTGCCTCACTTAGTTTGCTCTTCATAAATAGTTAATAAGCCCCTATCAGTTTCATCCCAAAGTAAGGTGACCACGTTGCTCCagggcaaatacgggacaccagcctccGGGGATGGAGAGCTGCTGTCCCAtttcagggctccttggcaatgggggaTGGCTGCCCCAGGGGCACTGGGCATGGGGTCTCTGCAGCCTTCCAATGAAGGGGAGcggaggatgggggctctgcaacctcctggccAGGAAGGGGGCTGCTGAAAataggggctccacagcctcccagcaaAGGGggccagggaatgtggcagctgccctaTGGAcagggtccctggcagcaggggctgctgcaccaGGAACAAGGCAGCCACCCTGCGGAAGGGTTACTGCCCTGAGACACTGGcaacttaaataagggactgtcccgtTACagatgggatggatggtcaccctatcccaAAGTGCTTCACCAGTGAGAGAGACCCAGTACCAAACAAactgcggccacctctggggtggagcgaaGCTGCTCACTGGCACGCAGGTTACCAGCAAGGGAAAGGGGAACTCCAAAGGACACAGCAGGAATGTCCGGCGCACCCacttgtgagagagagagagagagagacagaacgtGGAGTTCAGCCACGGCATTCCCCCTACTCCCCACCCAGCTGGCTCCACTGAAGCTAGTGAGGGGTAGGATAGAAAGAATCTGGGTCTCAGGTTTACGGGCCAGGGGCCTGCCATGAGCACGCAGTAAGGAGAAGCACACGGAGAGCTCAGCGGCAGAAGCTGCCTTTGCACCCAACGTCACTGCTCAGGACAAACCTAGCGTCCACTCTTGCCGCTGCCGGGTGTCCGAGGCGCTCATCTCGTACGTGCGGGAAGACGTTTTCACGCAGAACATGCACCTTTTCCCGTCCCGGTCTGGCAgaacctgtggggaggggaaggagttacCTGTACCCCATCCAGAATAATGCAAAACCCCACTGTGCCCATAAACCCACCCCTGAAGAAAATTCCCACAGTTGTCTATCCCGcaatgcccagctcccagccccgcacCCAACCCTTTCTCTAGAGCCCTTCCTTCTGGATGGAAAGGGGCAGGAATTATAGTGGATGACGCCTATGATCCACCTCTCCCTGTCCTTGTACAAACCGGAGTCCTGTGTTAACACCTGCTTTGCTGGACGGAAGCCTCTGGGGCAACATGCAGATaaatggccagctcccagccatgggcatatgccccccagccccaggctagtgctgtcagactagatgaccctcTAGGATAGCCCTGTGCTTCAGTGATGTCCCTGCCCATTAGTGCCAATTGCAGCAGTGATTTTTTCAGCTGGGAAGGctgtctgggagctgggctgagaacGAGCCAACTCATGTCACACTGTAAAAAACTAAAACAGGTGTGTTCTAACAGGTGTTAGTCCACTTGGGTTCAAACAgctgtgaagacacagcaacCAGCCCTGGAACTCAGGTTAGCAACTCCTGGCTGCCTTATAGGCTTCTGACCCAAGTTAAACCCCATAGcaccacctccctgctgctgttCTAACCTGAGCTCAGCGCTCACTGGTTTTTTTTGCAGTGGGCGGAGGGGAGACACATCTAGAGAAGAAATGCCAGTGGCTACCCTTGTGCCCTAGCCTGTGAAAATCCTGCTGGTTCTGGTTCTTGGGCAGCGCCCATCACTGTGGCATCTGGGCAGTTTTTCTAGCCTCGAGCTGCCATCGAGCTGCTGTGTTAACGGAGGTGAAATCAGGTCCGACCGTATGTCGCCTGCTTTCTTTCTGCCGGCATTGCCTGGGTTTTATCCCCACATGGGGAGACAGGGTGGAACTGTTGCTGCCCGGACAGGCCAGCTCTCTGCCTCTCCACCAAAGCCCGGGGCATTACCTCCACGCAGCAGTGCTTGTCCAAGACAATGCTGCCCTTCTTCTCCTTCCGTTCCTCGCTCATGTAGTAGGAGAGGGTGCTGGGCTTGAGTGTGAACCACCGCTCGGACCAGTTCCGCCGCAGCTGGCCCTTCTTCCAGAGGTAGCCCTGTGCCCAGGCAAACAGAGAGGGAGGTGTCTTGAACAAGGGGCTGAGCCAGACAGCCCATCTGTGCTAATTCCAATGGAGGtttggctcctgccctggctggctcACTTTGGGCCCAGCAGCCAGAACGATCCGTATGCTGGTGCATGCTAGGAACCCTGCTGCTTACCTGCCCCACAATGCCTCAGGAGGGAGGAAACGCCCAGCAGACACGCACGGAGCAATGGGCACCAGGGTGTCATGCTGCAAAGGTGGCTGGGGACAAGAAGGACCAGCCAAACCAGCCCGACGTGCACAGGCCGGGGGTCCCGCCACATAAGCAAAAACATCCTCATGTGCCGAAGCAGTTCTAGAAACCCAGCACCGGCCAATAGCGCCGCCATTACCACCTGCACAGCCACCGCGGTGGGCATGGCCACAAGGCACGGTTAGAGCCCCTGGCTGACAGGAGACTCCTTTCTAAGCGCCAAGAGGGCTGCTTCCCAAATGGAAACCCAAAGGGGCACTCCCAGCCAGCCAAAACAAGTGCTTAATGGCTCAGAGAGGTTTGGGGCAGGTCTGAGATCCAGAGATCCCTCCTCCTCGCCCAGCACCTTTTATTCAAGGCTCTCTCTGTGCTTCACCGGCACGAATTCATTCAGCCTACCAATCTCACAGGGCAGGCAAAAGCCGTCTCCGTCCTGCAGGTTGGTAAACCGAGGCAGCGTGACTTGGCCAGGACTACCCGGGGTCAGCTGGCCAGAGTTACACAATGGGCTTGCTGAGAATGGAACTCAGTGGCCTTGAGTCAGCTGCCATCCCTTGCTCTAAGCAGTGGATGACACTGTCACTACAAACGACTATGGGTGCTGGCTGCCATCAAGGGTCTGTATTCACCTCCGCAAACATTTTTTAAGTTCACAAACTAGCCTGGTAGCTAACCCAAAGGGCTGGGTGACGGTGTCTGCCAGACTCATCACCTGGCTGTCTCAGGGTGGCTGCTGAAGAGCGCTTTGCGCATGCAGGTCCTATAAGCTCTCCAGGAAGGATCGGGGTCAGAGGGGGACTCAGCGCCCTGTCCCGGGCTCTCCCTTGTCCCGTCCCCATAAGCTCAGCAGGTGGGGTTGTATCCTAACAGCCTTAGGACTGTGCCCCTGTGGAACTGGGCTGGGCAGAAGGTCATCCCCAGGGTGAAAGGGAAGGACCTGGCTCCAGGTGTGCACAAGGTTATGTGGGGCGGCCAATTTCTGGTGGGGACCAAAGCCCAGCACAagcccctctcccagcagctcgGCTCCCAAGGTCCCGGTGAGCCCCTTGCCTGCTTGAGCACATCCTCAATGACCTCCTGGTACACCTCCTCAATGGCCATGCTGACCGCCTCCCGCTCGATCCCCCGCAGGAGCTTCCCCGAGTTCACCAGGTCCAGGAACTGCCAGACCGTCATGCCGCTCTGGTGCTGGGGGTCCTGCGAGAGGTAGTCATCCAGCTCACAGCAGTTCAGCTCCACATTCATAGCTGTGCAGACCTTCTTCAGCAGGTACTCCACCTgcgggggaaggaagaggagcaAGAGCCTTTTCAACCTGGGAACCCCCAGAAAGCTAGGGGCACCCTGCAGAGACTTGGGGGCACCCCATTTCCACCCCAGAAACCCCCAGCACTTTGAGACAGCTCTGCTCCTACCATTGGACCCATGGGAACCCCTTTTTCTTTCCTAGGACAACCCCATCTTACTCCACAAACACTACCTTCACCTGAGAACGTCCAGAGAGCCAGGGGTACCCTCTCTTCCAGACCAGGGACTGGGAGAAGTCCCATGTTCACTGAAAGGCAGCAAGGGAACCCCCTGTTTCCACCTGTGACTCCCCCAGCTATTAGCAGCTCCTAAAACTCAAGGCAACCAAAAGGCAGTGAGCTGTCCTAGCATTTTACTTAGTACAGTTACTGTTGGGTTTAGCTTGGTAAAATGAAGCTGGGGCCACTGCTATTTCTGTCCCTGTTTTGCATAGCAATTACCTGACACGCACAAACAGCTGCTGACAATTAGCCACACGGTGATACACTTAAAGCATTTTAAATGCCGACTGGTAAAGCACCATCATCATGTTTCAGGGTCAACACCAtttcagctgctcccactgctcaGATCTGGCCGTTTCAGGCGACATTGTTACACAGTCAGCAAGCATTTgggaagggttttgtttttgtttgtttatttatttatttacaactGTAACTCACTTTAAGAAAAGTTTAGATCCTGCAGAAATCTGTTACAGGAGCTGGATAACTACCTTAAATGTGCTACAGCTGGGCACAAGGCATGTCTATCTCACACCAGTGTTGTAATCTCAGTGTCAGCCGAGGCTTTCTGGTCCCCCTTCTAGCCAAGTTACTGTAAGGTGCGGGAGACAGGCTCCCGGAAAGTGCGAAGAAATCACCTCAAAACTTTTTTAGAAAGTCAAtcagaaaattgaaattaaaaaaccCCGATGGGgaagttttggtttttgtttggttaCTTTAACTGAGGGTTTCAGCCACCTCTCCTCTCCAGAGGGCGGAGCTGCCTGCAGCCTACAAATGAAGAGCTGAGTTTTCTGTCCATGCAACCCTGCTGAATTTACTGTGGTTTAATCGCGGTGTAACCCTGGGTGAGGGACAGCTCTGACCCCGTCCCATGGATTGGACGTGTTCCTCTGCTCccaagagaggaaaggaaaagagCCCCCAAAAAACAGGCGCAAGGCCCGCTCGTAGGCAGCGCCACTCAAACAGAGAGATGATTCAGTTTGTCAAAGTCTGTGGAGCAGGAAATACCTCTCTTGGGGAACAGGAAGTGCGGTTGCTGCGTATGCACGCACACAGCTCTGGTTTTTGCTGATCTCAAGGGGAGATGGAACaagagcagctgccagcctgtTTAAAGTCATCCCCGCCGCCCGTCAGTGAGACAGGCAAGGCCAGGCCCACACAGTCCCCTTactgctggccaggctgctgtTCGCTTTGAAGCCAGCGTCAATGGGTTTGTTTTCCCCGCCTGGGTCGGTGTGGATTTGCAAACCACCTGATGGGGACTTTAGTTCTGCTTTCGGAGCCCACAAAAACCTCTCTTTCTTCGTGCCTCGTGGAATTTAGAGCTTATGATTAGCCGCTTTGGCTGGGATTCTTCTCCTTTCATTAACCCCATGGAGGCTGAGGGcgtgtgccacacacacacacctccctggtGGTCAGAGACTTCCCCACAGGTTAAAACCCTCAGGGAACACAGCTCAGCTGGCAGGAGTCCATCAGCAACAAACCGCCCCCCACCCATCAGCTATTGATCAGGGAAGGGAAGTGATCAGAAATGTTCCCCCGATGGCATCCTGCGACTTTAAATGCGAGCGGCTTATACGTGCCTGTTCAGTTTGGAAAGGGGGCAGCCCTCAGGAGGCCCCCGGCAGGGAGGCTGACACGGCTGAAAGTGCATGTCCGCATGGGCCACCTGCTCCCACAAGACCCAGTGCACGGAACGTACAACACCAGAattggaaggggccttgagaggtcatcaagtccagtcccctgccctcaccatctCGATCAGCCCTGATGGATGTTTgtcgaacctgttcttaaatatcgccagcgacagagattccacaacctcccagagTGACAtatcccagtgtttaaccaccctgacagcagcAGTCCCCGCTGAGAATCCCTGGCTCACTCAAGGGCTCAGCCCCCCTATGACAAAACTGGGGGTTTGAACCCACCCAGGATGCAGCTGAGAAAGTTTGCTGCTCAGGCAGCACCAGCACACGGTATGGGCTGGATCTGGGCACAGATCAGGCAGATGCAAGGCAAGCATGAAAGGGCTGTACCGgcaccctcccagcagctccaccacagctgcagctgcaccccgAAAGCCCGCAGAAGCGGACAGCACGCACTGGATATGGCTCTTCCTGGGCCTTTCCCTGAAATAAGGGGTTGAAAATGCCTAGAGGCCGGGCCAACAGAGCCAAATGCCCAGCGTAGCGACCCATAAGAGCCAGGTGACAAAACACATCGTCTCCGCTTGTCAGCCCAAGAGAAATCTCTTGCATTTGGTTAGCGTTTTCCCTCAGTGACCAGGAAGCTGAGGAACAGACGGTGTGTGAAACAGACAAGACAAGGGGTTCCTACCTCATCTGGGACCATGACAAGCGGGTATTTATCTTCGGAGAGGAAGTTAAAGAGACACCAGAGCTTGAAAGCATCCTTATGTGACACGACGCTGTTCCCATTCCGGTCGGGCTTGTAATTCTTCTTTGCCGTCAACGTCCAGCAGAGCTCATCGAAGTCCTCCTTGACgaaagccccttcctgcacctgcAATCACATCCCAGGAGCCAGTGATGGGGATGCTGTGGCCTTACAAAGCACCGGGAATAATGCAACAGCCTATTACGGTGCTTGTCATCTCCGGAGTGCAAAGCACTCCGCAGACCTGCAACCCCTACGCCCCTTGCAATGTAGGGGAGCACGGTCACCTCCACTGTacccctggggaaactgaggcacagagcagggccatgAGATCGCACAGCAtgtcacaggcagagctgggcctagaacccaagagtcccagctcccaggctcctgctctacAAACAGAGCACTCTAACGGGAACCTGGAGTGCACAGAGGTGGGGGCTCCAATACACAATTGCTGCCTGCCAGCCTATGACTAATGCACCCAGCTCTGGTGTACCTGGGGTATCACATCAGGACACTTGTAAGCCTGCCAGGCATGATCCTCCCCCTTTCAGACCATTCTGCCATCATTGCCCAGAGAGGGAAGGCTGCAGAAGAGAGACGATACCTGCCATTTATAGCTATTTCCATCCCtggatctcaaagctctttatGCAGCAGGGTCCccctttcacagatggggaaaccgaggcacggacCAACAGAGTGATTCAGTCTAAGTCACCCACCTGCGCAGTGGCAAAGCCACGAacagagcccagctcacctgtgtCCCAGTCCCAAGCCCTATCCAAGATGCATCATGTGTTTCATTCGCTTCCAGACACAACGGCCCCCTTGAGCACAGAGATCTGGACGTGACAGTGTACCAGGACTTTCGCAGCTGGTTAGTTTAGTGCCTTGGTGATGATCTCAGAGCTCCATGGCCCAGAGGGAATACCGTGCAAGTGACTACAAACGACTCAGTCAGATCTCACCGCTCTGCAGTACCTTTCATCCAAAAGGTACTTCACAAATGGCATGCAGCCACCCCTagagaaatgcagccacctctgggggatCAGGAAGCATCCAAATAGCACGCAGCCCAAGGGCAAGGGAGGAAGGAAATATTTTGGCTGTAGATACCAGTGTACACCACTTAGTCTTACCAAAAAGCCTCCTCTCATCTTCCCTGGCCATCAAGACAGGAGCCGAGTTTTGAAAGATCTCCTCTGGAAGGCCCACCCCCAAGCAACTCAAAGGGTTTGTTCCTCGTGGGCTGAGCTGACCTAGTCAGAATTCGAACCCGTGATGCAGGGCAGAGGCAATGAACAAGGGGCAGCTGTAATAAACACAAATGAGATGGTCCGCTGGGACTGCTGGACAAGCAGAGCCTGTCTATGGCTCCCTCAGGGTCCCTGATGGACTAACAGCCTGTGCGGTGTCACAACATGGGAGAGCCTCACGTCCTGGGCTAAGAATACCACAAATGGGCTGTGGACTGCAGTGCATATtgcggggtggggatggggggagttcACAGCACAGGCTTCCATCACTATGGCATCCTctctctcccacagctccagcaactTGCCGTGCTGTGCCCACTATTTCAGGTGAAACGTTGGCACTCGGCGCTATGCACTGAACAGCCACGGTTTGGCTTCTGTACAGCTGCGAATGGACCAAGGCACATCCTAGGTGGGCAACAGGGAGACCCCCCCCACTCAAAGGTGGGTACCTCTGCTGTCCTACGCAGCAAGGCACACGTTGCGCTCAGGGCGAAGTGTGCAGGGTCACAAGGGGGCAGCCCAACGGCCTCACGCTGGCACATTGAACCTCTGAAGCCTGGATTTTTGTCTCCTAGTTCACTGGCCAGTGGAGCATCCTagaacagggcagcctggctctttgaaaactggagggcaggaggaggaggtgtcccTGCACTAGACTCAAAGAGGATGGTCCTAAAGAGCAGAGTGGGAGAAAGTCACTAGTCACTTGCTTTCCCCCCATGCCCAGAGAAAGCAGCCCAGACAGCAACTCCGTTTCAGAAGCCACGAGGCCTTTGAGCTACAAGAAAATCCCAAATACCTGTTCCCTTGAGGTGCCAACTTCTATTTTCGGCCTCCCGGACAAACTGCAAAACAGGGTGAAAAAAACACCCGACCGCAGGAGAAAGGGCTGGGCCTTCCTGCTGGGTTTTCCACCTCTGGGGGTCAGAGCTGCTCTCCCCTTCTTGGAAACAGTGACTCATCAGCTGCAGGGAGGGCCGGTGAAATGGAACGGAGACAGTGTGTGCAAAGAGCTGCCAATGCAGGTAATAACGAATGTTTAGCATTTGCTTGTCTTTTGAACTCCGCCTTGCCTCAGGCaatgggtcagcaacccccagcacgagTGCCaagcgaggcaggagctcagccccatgcagctgggagcttgctcaaagcttgTGGATTAAATGAAGACctgctaatgctgccaaccacctaaatggtaaagctctgcagcctcatttatttatgaatgaagctgtcgTCAGGAGGacttttagtgactttaaaaaaatgtcaccagca is drawn from Carettochelys insculpta isolate YL-2023 chromosome 26, ASM3395843v1, whole genome shotgun sequence and contains these coding sequences:
- the DEF6 gene encoding differentially expressed in FDCP 6 homolog isoform X1 encodes the protein MDLRAELLKSIWYAFTALDVEKSGKVSKSQLKVLSHNLYTVLHIPHDPVALEEHFRDDDDGPVSSQGYMPYLNKYILDKVQEGAFVKEDFDELCWTLTAKKNYKPDRNGNSVVSHKDAFKLWCLFNFLSEDKYPLVMVPDEVEYLLKKVCTAMNVELNCCELDDYLSQDPQHQSGMTVWQFLDLVNSGKLLRGIEREAVSMAIEEVYQEVIEDVLKQGYLWKKGQLRRNWSERWFTLKPSTLSYYMSEERKEKKGSIVLDKHCCVEVLPDRDGKRCMFCVKTSSRTYEMSASDTRQRQEWTLAIQTAIRLQAEGKKSLHKDLKQKRREQREQRERRKAAKEEELQRLKQLQEEKERKLQELELLKEAQRQAELLLQEEEQRRRLQHEEMQKALEVQLKEAEQARASMQAEMVLKEAEAERQRKRIVELEGMQERLQEALQQEVKARQDEEAVRYAQARLLAEEEEKLKQLMKLKEEQEEYILRTQREKQVLKQEMENKNKCLEEAQKQLEEVRETRQRVDQDVMAAQRKLRQASTNVKHWNVQMNRLMHPIGPGEKRPAASGGLPSIPPVILSRRESSLKLRQRLEDKNCEPESEDSKKNVDNGEPKRLSLAPDMDTTAAEPSN
- the DEF6 gene encoding differentially expressed in FDCP 6 homolog isoform X2, producing the protein MDLRAELLKSIWYAFTALDVEKSGKVSKSQLKVLSHNLYTVLHIPHDPVALEEHFRDDDDGPVSSQGYMPYLNKYILDKVEYLLKKVCTAMNVELNCCELDDYLSQDPQHQSGMTVWQFLDLVNSGKLLRGIEREAVSMAIEEVYQEVIEDVLKQGYLWKKGQLRRNWSERWFTLKPSTLSYYMSEERKEKKGSIVLDKHCCVEVLPDRDGKRCMFCVKTSSRTYEMSASDTRQRQEWTLAIQTAIRLQAEGKKSLHKDLKQKRREQREQRERRKAAKEEELQRLKQLQEEKERKLQELELLKEAQRQAELLLQEEEQRRRLQHEEMQKALEVQLKEAEQARASMQAEMVLKEAEAERQRKRIVELEGMQERLQEALQQEVKARQDEEAVRYAQARLLAEEEEKLKQLMKLKEEQEEYILRTQREKQVLKQEMENKNKCLEEAQKQLEEVRETRQRVDQDVMAAQRKLRQASTNVKHWNVQMNRLMHPIGPGEKRPAASGGLPSIPPVILSRRESSLKLRQRLEDKNCEPESEDSKKNVDNGEPKRLSLAPDMDTTAAEPSN